A part of Nerophis lumbriciformis linkage group LG25, RoL_Nlum_v2.1, whole genome shotgun sequence genomic DNA contains:
- the LOC133621501 gene encoding E3 ubiquitin-protein ligase TRIM21-like: MAANCMLTEDQFLCGICLDVFIQPVTLPCGHNFCKGCIDLHWTIQGKNNCPTCKVVFPQKMDLHINIFIAKMAEQFKKSTRVRAPSVRPRGSVTCDVCVVNKAPALKSCLVCVASYCEEHLEPHLTALQLKRHQLTEPVQNLEGRMCGLHDKPLELFCRSDQTCVCMMCSLLEHKHHQVVPLKEECDKKKSELWKTEAELERSMDMRRKKVEEFRRVVKLNRDAADKELAQGNDFFRFLTQSVEKAQDELVRNIEAKQRSIEHEASVLVQELEKEVSQLTKRQSEVRQLSSAQDQLQFLQSIRPQPSLRTKDWTKVQLSAQPFEGTLKTTVQQLEEKLSKQLKRVMRSAEMKHMHQFAVDITLDPETAHPALILSYDKRQVYHGSVDRDLPNNSKRFNPSCCVLGKQSFSSGKFYFEVHVEGKPRWTVGVAKASIKRKGVIAISPENGHWAIWLKNANEYAALEGSPRPLAMKTKPKRVGVFVDYDLGRVCFYDVNTGVLIHSFVDCYFAEEIQPLLSPGLNHDKMNSAPLILGLANH, encoded by the coding sequence ATGGCCGCCAACTGCATGCTGACCGAGGACCAGTTCCTGTGCGGCATCTGCCTGGACGTCTTCATCCAGCCGGTGACGCTTCCGTGCGGACACAACTTCTGCAAGGGCTGCATCGACCTGCACTGGACCATCCAAGGCAAGAACAACTGTCCCACGTGCAAGGTGGTCTTCCCCCAAAAAATGGACCTGCACATCAACATCTTCATCGCCAAGATGgccgaacagttcaaaaagtcCACGCGGGTCCGCGCTCCGAGCGTCAGGCCGCGCGGGAGCGTCACGTGTGACGTCTGCGTGGTGAACAAGGCGCCGGCGTTAAAGTCCTGCCTGGTGTGCGTGGCGTCCTATTGCGAGGAGCACCTGGAGCCGCACCTGACGGCGTTGCAGCTTAAACGACACCAGCTGACCGAGCCGGTCCAGAACCTGGAAGGCCGAATGTGCGGGTTGCACGACAAACCTCTGGAGCTCTTCTGCCGGAGCGACCAGACCTGTGTGTGCATGATGTGCTCGCTTTTGGAACATAAGCATCATCAGGTGGTTCCGCTCAAGGAAGAGTGTGACAAGAAGAAGTCGGAGCTGTGGAAGACGGAGGCGGAGCTGGAGCGCTCCATGGACATGAGGCGCAAAAAGGTAGAGGAGTTCAGGCGCGTCGTCAAGTTGAACAGGGACGCCGCGGACAAAGAGCTCGCCCAGGGAAACGACTTCTTCCGTTTTTTGACGCAGTCTGTGGAGAAGGCTCAGGATGAGCTCGTCCGGAACATCGAGGCGAAGCAGAGAAGTATTGAGCACGAAGCCAGCGTTCTGGTCCAAGAGCTGGAGAAGGAAGTCAGCCAGCTGACCAAGAGACAGTCCGAGGTGCGGCAGCTGTCAAGTGCTCAAGATCAGCTTCAGTTCCTGCAGAGCATCCGCCCGCAACCCTCGCTCCGCACCAAAGACTGGACCAAGGTCCAACTCAGTGCTCAGCCCTTCGAAGGCACGTTGAAGACCACAGTGCAGCAGCTGGAGGAGAAGCTCAGTAAACAACTGAAGAGGGTGATGCGGTCCGCTGAGATGAAGCACATGCACCAGTTCGCCGTAGACATTACGCTAGACCCGGAAACGGCGCATCCCGCACTCATCCTGTCCTACGACAAGAGGCAGGTCTATCACGGATCCGTGGACAGAGATCTCCCCAACAACTCCAAGAGGTTCAACCCGAGCTGCTGCGTACTCGGAAAGCAGAGCTTCTCTTCGGGAAAGTTCTACTTCGAGGTCCACGTGGAGGGCAAGCCCCGGTGGACAGTGGGCGTGGCCAAAGCATCCATCAAGAGGAAGGGCGTTATCGCCATCAGTCCGGAAAACGGGCACTGGGCCATCTGGCTGAAAAACGCCAACGAGTACGCGGCGCTGGAAGGTTCTCCTCGTCCTCTGGCAATGAAGACCAAGCCCAAGCGTGTGGGAGTCTTCGTGGACTACGATCTGGGTCGGGTCTGCTTTTACGACGTCAACACCGGCGTTCTTATTCACTCCTTTGTCGACTGCTACTTCGCTGAAGAAATCCAGCCGCTCCTCAGCCCCGGACTCAACCACGACAAGATGAACTCAGCGCCGCTGATACTCGGTTTGGCCAATCACTGA